Part of the Mycolicibacterium mageritense genome is shown below.
CTTGTGCTGGCGGGCCTGCTCTTGGCCGGTGCCGCACTGGCAGGCTGCCAGAGCGCCATCGAAGGCGCCCCGGCCACCAGCCCGCAGTCGCCCACCGAACCGAGCTTCCCGACCACGCGGCCCACGCGGTCCAGTCCCCCACCTCCGCCGAGCGCTCCGCCGTCGCCGAGCACGTCGCACGCCGCACCGCCCGGCGGCGCGACAACGCTGCAACCGGAGAACGGCTACGTCTTCATCCAGACCAAGTCGGGCAAGACCCGCTGTCAGGTGTCGAAGCAGGATGTCGGGTGTGAGGCGCCGTTCACCGACTCGCCCGTCGTCGACGGGGCCCCGGCCAACGGCGTGCGGCTCACCGCCGACGGTCGAATACGTTGGGTGCTGGGCAATCTCGGCGCCATCCCGGCCGTGACACTGGACTACCGGACCTATGCGGCGCTGGGCTGGACGATCGAAGCCGGCACGTCGGGCACCCGGTTCACCAATGACGGCACCGGCCACGGAATGGTCGTCGCGGTCGAGGGCGTCGAAACCTTCTGAAGCCTTTACAGTGAAGCGATGACGGCAGCTCAGCGCGAACGTGCCTCACTTGTCGAATCCATGCGGGCCGCGGGGCCGGACGCCCCGACCCTCTGCGAAGGCTGGACCGCGCGTGATCTGGCTGCCCACCTGGTCGTGCGAGAACGGCGCCTCGACGCCGCGCCCGGGATCCTGGTGCCGCAACTGGCCGGCTACACCGCCAAGGTCCAAAAACAGGTGACCGCCGCGACCGACTGGGCTGAACTGGTCGACCAGATCGCCGCGGGGCCGCCGCTGTACTCACCGTTCAAGCTGCTCGACCCGCTGGTCAACGTCGGCGAGATGTTCATCCACAACGAGGATGTGCGTCGCGCGCAACCCGATTGGGAACCAC
Proteins encoded:
- a CDS encoding TIGR03085 family metal-binding protein, which gives rise to MTAAQRERASLVESMRAAGPDAPTLCEGWTARDLAAHLVVRERRLDAAPGILVPQLAGYTAKVQKQVTAATDWAELVDQIAAGPPLYSPFKLLDPLVNVGEMFIHNEDVRRAQPDWEPRELDADTAKALARMVPNMARMAMRHPPARVSLTTPDGRTLATVGSGAAVTVTGDPGELLLFAAGREPARVTFSGDDDAVAAVRSSRRGL